The sequence below is a genomic window from Deferribacterota bacterium.
TTTACTTCAGGAAGCTCAGCGCTAGCTATCTCAAAATTATCCATTGTAGGATAACCAGTTGGTCTACTTTTTAGCCTTATTTCAGTGCTTTTTACCATATTTGCCACATCTATCCTCCTTATTATCCTTTTAAGTTTACTATTGTACCTATAAGTTCATCGCTTGTCTTAAATGATTCTGCATTTGCTTGTAAATATCTAAGATTGATCAAGTTATCTACTAATTCCTTTGTCATATCAACATTTGAGGCCTCTAAATAACCGCTTAAGATCTCATAATTATTTTCTGGTATTGTATTACCGTATTTGTCAACTATTTCTAGTCTTCCTAGAAATCTATTCCCTGTATAAATGTTGCCCTCTTTATCAATATTTATATTTCTAATTTCATTATTAGTTAAGCCACCATTTAGTCTAAATAGGACATTACCTTCATTATCTACGATTTGCCTGTTTTCATCTATTCTAAATGAGCCATTTCTAGTAATAATATTGCTATTGCCGTTGTCTAGTTTAAAATACCCCCTGCCATTTATTGCTAAATCTAGATTATTACCAGTTCTAATAATATAGCTTTCTGTATTATTACTATTTACTGAATTTATATATGTTCCGCCACCACTAGCATCTACTTGGGAGGCTCTTTTGCTTTTGTAGCCAGGGGTGGTTGAGTTTGCTATATTATTGCTTGTTATTCCTTGTTTTTCGGTTGCAGCATTTAAAGCAGAATATGAGGAGTATATACTATCAATCATGTTAACTAAAATATAATATTTTTAATTACTTTCAATAAATTTATATATTATTATATTAATT
It includes:
- a CDS encoding flagellar hook basal-body protein — encoded protein: MIDSIYSSYSALNAATEKQGITSNNIANSTTPGYKSKRASQVDASGGGTYINSVNSNNTESYIIRTGNNLDLAINGRGYFKLDNGNSNIITRNGSFRIDENRQIVDNEGNVLFRLNGGLTNNEIRNINIDKEGNIYTGNRFLGRLEIVDKYGNTIPENNYEILSGYLEASNVDMTKELVDNLINLRYLQANAESFKTSDELIGTIVNLKG